One segment of Rubripirellula amarantea DNA contains the following:
- a CDS encoding SDR family NAD(P)-dependent oxidoreductase: protein MIETDKAKNVLVTGGTRGLGLATCEHLARAGYRVIASGRGITDSLQTLIDDPSLSGLVTFRSLDLAQTGEIRLFVRDVAKEYGPLYGLVNNAAIGHDGVLATMHDSQIEELIRVNVLASILMAKYASRSMLGRRAGRIVNVASIIASTGFSGLSVYAATKSSMIGMTKSLSRELGKAGITVNAVSPGYMATDMTSGIDAAKLETITRRSPLGRLANVDEVAAAIVYLMSESAASITGTNITIDAGSTA, encoded by the coding sequence ATGATTGAAACTGATAAAGCTAAGAATGTTCTGGTAACCGGTGGCACACGTGGGCTAGGGTTAGCCACGTGTGAACATCTAGCGCGCGCTGGTTACCGAGTGATCGCCAGCGGTCGTGGGATTACTGATAGTTTGCAGACATTGATTGACGATCCGTCGCTTTCAGGTTTGGTGACGTTCCGTTCTCTCGATCTCGCTCAAACCGGCGAAATTCGCTTGTTCGTTCGGGACGTCGCAAAGGAATACGGGCCTTTGTATGGATTGGTCAACAATGCCGCGATTGGTCACGATGGCGTGCTAGCGACGATGCATGATTCCCAGATCGAAGAACTCATTCGCGTCAACGTGCTGGCTTCCATACTAATGGCCAAGTACGCATCACGATCCATGCTTGGACGGCGTGCCGGTCGCATTGTGAATGTGGCTTCCATTATCGCATCAACCGGATTCAGCGGACTTTCTGTTTACGCCGCGACAAAGTCGTCCATGATCGGGATGACGAAGAGTCTATCTCGTGAACTTGGCAAAGCTGGGATCACGGTCAACGCCGTCTCGCCGGGGTACATGGCCACCGATATGACATCAGGAATTGATGCGGCGAAACTAGAAACCATCACAAGGCGAAGTCCGTTAGGTCGACTGGCAAATGTTGATGAAGTGGCTGCTGCGATCGTGTACTTGATGAGCGAATCCGCAGCATCGATCACGGGAACCAATATCACCATTGATGCGGGCAGCACGGCATGA